Proteins from one Nerophis lumbriciformis linkage group LG16, RoL_Nlum_v2.1, whole genome shotgun sequence genomic window:
- the LOC140679458 gene encoding uncharacterized protein, translating to MFSCRRKRRRRRRKKKKLQSPNEDSNPGTPACEADMLTTNALRWWAGLTSLTSDLHPGSQAAVSQADIYSTQEEEDQEEKDEEDPEEKEEEDPDEKEEEKEEENQEEKEEEDRGEKEEDREKKEEEDPEEKEEKEDREEKEEKDRKEKEEDPEEKEREEEDREEKEEEDPEKKEEDQEEKEEEDPEKNKEEDQEEKEEEDPDEKEEEKEEENQEEKEEEDRGEKEEDREKKEEEDPEEKEEKEDREEKEEKDRKEKEEDPEEKEREEEDREEKEEEDPEKKEEDQEEKEEEDPEKNKEEDQEEKEEEDPEEKEEEKDQEEKEEADPEEKEEEEEEEKDREEPEQKEEKEDREEKKEEDPEEKEEKEDRKEKEEEDREEKEEDPEEKEEEEDREEKEEEDPEKKKEEVDPEEKEEEDPDEKEEEKEEEDQEEKEEEDRGEKEEDREKKEEEDPEEKEEEKDQEEKEEEDPEEKEEE from the exons GTCCCAATGAGGACTCAAACCCTGGAACTCCTGCCTGCGAGGCGGACATGCTAACCACTAATGCACTGAGATG GTGGGCGGGACTAACCTCACTGACCTCTGACCTCCACCCAGGAAGTCAAGCTGCAGTCAGTCAGGCTGACATTTACTCAACTCAGGAGGAAGAAGACCAGGAAGAAAAGGATGAAGAAGACCCagaagaaaaggaggaagaagACCCAGATGAAAAggaggaagaaaaagaagaagaaaaccaagaagaaaaggaggaagaagACAGAGGAGAAAAGGAAGAAGACCGAGAAAAAAAGGAGGAAGAAGACCCAGAAGAAAAGGAGGAAAAAGAAGATCGAGAAGAAAAGGAGGAAAAAGACCGGAAAGAAAAGGAGGAAGACCCAGAAGAAaaggaaagagaagaagaagatcgagaagaaaaggaggaagaagacccagaaaaaaaggaagaagaccaagaagaaaaggaggaagaagACCCAGAAAAAAATAAGGAAGAAGACCaagaagaaaaggaggaagaagACCCAGATGAAAAggaggaagaaaaagaagaagaaaaccaagaagaaaaggaggaagaagACAGAGGAGAAAAGGAAGAAGACCGAGAAAAAAAGGAGGAAGAAGACCCAGAAGAAAAGGAGGAAAAAGAAGATCGAGAAGAAAAGGAGGAAAAAGACCGGAAAGAAAAGGAGGAAGACCCAGAAGAAaaggaaagagaagaagaagatcgagaagaaaaggaggaagaagacccagaaaaaaaggaagaagaccaagaagaaaaggaggaagaagACCCAGAAAAAAATAAGGAAGAAGACCaagaagaaaaggaggaagaagacccagaagaaaaggaggaagaaaAAGATCAAGAAGAAAAGGAGGAAGCAGAcccagaagaaaaagaggaagaagaagaggaagaaaaagacAGAGAAGAA CCAGAACAAAAGGAGGAAAAAGAAGATcgagaagaaaagaaggaagaagacCCAGAAGAAAAGGAGGAAAAAGAAGATCGAAAAGAAAAGGAGGAAGAAGACCGGGAAGAAAAGGAGGAAGACCCagaagaaaaggaagaagaagaagatcgagaagaaaaggaggaagaagacccagaaaaaa AAAAGGAGGAAGTAGACCCagaagaaaaggaggaagaagACCCAGATGAAAAGGAGgaagaaaaggaagaagaagaccaagaagaaaaagaggaagaagacCGAGGAGAAAAGGAAGAAGACCGAGAAAAAAAGGAGGAAGAAGACCCagaagaaaaggaggaagaaaAAGATCaagaagaaaaggaggaagaagacccagaagaaaaggaggaagaaTAA